One Maribacter cobaltidurans genomic window carries:
- a CDS encoding acylneuraminate cytidylyltransferase family protein yields MSYNNVLVVIPARGGSKGIPRKNIKLFNGRPLIDYTIKAALRIFPRKNICISSDDEEILTVAEDLGLEISFKRPDCLATDTSGSREVLLHAVDFYEKKGYVYDTLVLLQPTSPFRTFKHIERALKLYESDLDMVVSVKESKSNPYYNLFEEEQGFLRKSKKGSFIRRQDVPKVYEYNGAIYIININSIKEKDMSDFDKIRKFEMDEISSMDLDTPFDWKIGELLSNNF; encoded by the coding sequence ATGTCTTATAATAACGTCCTTGTAGTAATTCCGGCAAGAGGGGGCTCAAAAGGTATACCAAGGAAAAATATTAAGCTATTTAATGGTAGGCCCTTAATAGATTATACTATTAAAGCCGCTTTAAGAATATTTCCAAGAAAAAATATATGTATAAGTAGTGATGATGAAGAAATACTAACGGTTGCCGAAGATTTAGGGCTTGAAATTAGTTTTAAGAGACCCGATTGTCTTGCAACGGATACTTCAGGGTCAAGAGAGGTGCTTTTACATGCCGTCGATTTTTATGAAAAAAAGGGATATGTATATGATACTTTGGTATTGTTGCAACCAACATCTCCCTTTAGAACTTTTAAACATATCGAGCGAGCGCTTAAGTTGTACGAATCAGATTTAGATATGGTTGTTTCTGTAAAGGAGTCAAAATCTAACCCTTATTATAACTTATTTGAAGAAGAACAGGGCTTTTTAAGAAAGTCTAAAAAAGGAAGTTTTATTAGAAGGCAAGATGTTCCAAAGGTTTATGAATATAATGGAGCGATTTATATAATTAATATTAATTCGATTAAAGAGAAGGACATGTCGGATTTTGATAAAATTAGAAAATTTGAAATGGATGAGATTTCATCAATGGATTTAGACACTCCTTTTGATTGGAAGATAGGTGAATTGTTATCAAATAATTTTTAA
- the hisH gene encoding imidazole glycerol phosphate synthase subunit HisH has product MGETNKKVTIIDYQLGNLFSVKQACDTVGINAEISSKREDILNSAALILPGVGAFIEAMNNLKSLDLIDAIKEKVDGGTALFGICLGQQLLFTNSEEFGAGNGLDLIKGVIKKFPDSFNGEKMKVPHIAWNKVYSENLEWKGTALDEIDDNEFMYFVHSYYVEPLNDECILAKANYSGLQFCSSILVDNIFATQFHPEKSGDKGISIYKKWSLINNLL; this is encoded by the coding sequence ATGGGAGAAACAAATAAAAAGGTTACCATAATTGACTACCAATTAGGAAATTTGTTTAGTGTGAAACAAGCATGTGATACAGTTGGTATTAATGCAGAAATAAGTTCAAAAAGAGAAGATATTTTAAATTCAGCCGCATTGATACTTCCCGGCGTGGGGGCTTTTATAGAAGCCATGAATAATCTGAAAAGCTTAGATTTGATAGATGCAATAAAAGAGAAAGTTGATGGTGGCACTGCATTATTCGGAATTTGTTTAGGACAACAATTACTTTTTACAAATAGTGAAGAATTTGGCGCAGGAAACGGCCTAGACCTCATTAAAGGAGTTATTAAAAAATTCCCCGACTCATTTAATGGAGAAAAGATGAAAGTACCTCATATCGCTTGGAACAAGGTTTATTCTGAAAACCTTGAATGGAAAGGAACAGCTTTGGATGAAATCGATGATAATGAGTTTATGTACTTTGTACATTCCTACTACGTTGAGCCGTTAAATGATGAATGCATCCTTGCTAAAGCTAATTATTCAGGGCTTCAATTTTGTTCCTCAATATTAGTGGATAATATTTTTGCAACTCAATTTCACCCAGAAAAAAGTGGTGATAAAGGAATTTCTATTTATAAAAAATGGTCTTTAATTAATAACCTGCTCTAA
- a CDS encoding LegC family aminotransferase, with the protein MIKETIDFIRAHYQSEGFIPLHEPFFSGNEKEYLSECIDTTFVSSVGKFVDKFEQDIAKYTGAKFAIATVNGTAALHIALQLAGVKKNHEVITQSLTFIATCNAVSYIGAHPIFIDVDRETMGLSPEKLEHFLSTGTHMENGHCINNATKRIIKVVVPMHTFGIPINLDELKTVCQKYNLQIVEDAAESLGSYQNNVHTGTKGLLGTLSFNGNKTITTGGGGMILTNDEKLAKQAKHLTTTAKIPHRWDFEHDRVGYNYRMPNINAALGCAQLEKLPEILKEKRGLAKKYEVFFKDKAARFVTEPKNTVANYWLNAIVLDDAPNKDMFLTTTNDAGVMTRPIWKLMSSLPMFKDAQKGNLENSIWLEERVINIPSSVKR; encoded by the coding sequence ATGATAAAAGAAACCATCGATTTTATTAGAGCCCACTACCAATCTGAAGGTTTTATACCACTTCATGAACCTTTTTTTTCGGGAAATGAAAAGGAGTATTTAAGCGAATGTATTGATACCACGTTTGTTTCAAGTGTAGGGAAATTTGTAGATAAATTTGAACAGGATATTGCCAAATATACCGGGGCTAAATTTGCAATAGCTACAGTAAACGGTACTGCTGCATTACATATTGCGCTGCAATTAGCAGGTGTAAAAAAAAATCATGAAGTGATTACCCAATCGCTCACATTCATTGCAACATGTAATGCTGTTAGCTATATTGGAGCTCATCCTATTTTTATTGATGTAGATAGGGAAACTATGGGCTTGTCACCAGAAAAACTTGAGCATTTCTTGTCTACGGGAACGCATATGGAAAATGGCCATTGTATAAACAATGCAACAAAGCGAATTATAAAGGTGGTTGTGCCAATGCATACCTTTGGTATTCCCATAAATCTAGATGAATTAAAAACTGTGTGTCAAAAGTATAATCTTCAGATAGTGGAGGATGCTGCGGAATCACTAGGAAGTTATCAAAACAATGTGCATACGGGTACGAAAGGCCTTTTAGGAACATTAAGCTTTAATGGCAATAAAACTATTACCACAGGGGGAGGTGGAATGATATTAACCAATGACGAAAAGCTTGCGAAACAAGCTAAACATCTCACTACAACCGCAAAAATCCCTCATCGTTGGGATTTTGAACACGATAGAGTAGGTTACAATTATAGAATGCCAAATATAAATGCCGCTTTAGGTTGTGCTCAATTGGAAAAATTGCCTGAAATTTTAAAGGAAAAACGTGGCTTGGCTAAGAAGTATGAGGTTTTTTTTAAGGATAAAGCCGCACGTTTTGTGACAGAGCCTAAAAATACCGTGGCGAATTATTGGCTTAATGCAATTGTCTTGGATGATGCTCCAAATAAGGATATGTTCTTAACCACTACAAATGATGCTGGAGTTATGACCAGACCTATTTGGAAGCTTATGAGCAGCTTACCCATGTTTAAAGACGCACAAAAGGGAAACCTTGAAAATTCAATATGGCTAGAAGAACGTGTAATAAACATACCGAGTAGTGTTAAACGATAA
- a CDS encoding nucleotidyltransferase family protein codes for MNKPVILYNKSIHEALIELNSIKDEVSRLILFVVDENERVIGSLTDGDIRRVLIKNKDLDQHVVDVCNKNFISIKEPISYIKVKEYKKREIKMLPVLDDENRLIKIIDLDKIKAILPMECMIMAGGRGKRLSPMTDSIPKPMLTLGGKPIIEHNIDRLISFGIQKIYISIKYLGEQIKNHFGDGSAKGISIEYIEEDKPLGTAGALSLVNQFNTEHILLMNSDLFTNIDFEDLYLQILNSNADMAVASTEYKVNVPYAIFETEGARVKDFKEKPSYLFQSNAGIYILRRDLINEIPSNQFYNITDLMEKLVKNDGILVYNPIIGYWIDIGKPLDYEHAQNFVKHIEN; via the coding sequence ATGAATAAGCCAGTAATACTTTATAATAAGTCAATTCATGAAGCTCTCATTGAGTTAAACTCTATAAAGGATGAGGTAAGTAGATTAATCTTATTTGTTGTAGACGAAAATGAAAGGGTAATAGGCTCGTTAACAGATGGTGATATTAGAAGAGTATTAATTAAAAACAAAGACCTAGACCAACACGTTGTAGATGTCTGCAATAAAAACTTCATAAGTATAAAAGAGCCAATTTCTTATATTAAGGTAAAGGAATACAAAAAGCGGGAAATAAAGATGCTACCTGTTTTGGACGACGAAAATCGTTTAATAAAAATCATTGATCTTGACAAAATCAAAGCTATTTTACCTATGGAGTGTATGATAATGGCCGGAGGTAGAGGTAAAAGATTAAGTCCTATGACTGACAGTATTCCAAAACCTATGCTGACCTTAGGAGGCAAACCAATTATTGAACATAACATAGACAGGCTTATCTCTTTTGGGATACAAAAAATATATATATCCATTAAATACCTTGGCGAACAAATAAAAAACCATTTTGGTGATGGTAGTGCCAAGGGAATCAGTATTGAATATATAGAAGAAGATAAACCGCTAGGTACCGCAGGGGCTCTTTCTTTGGTAAATCAATTTAACACCGAACATATTTTGTTGATGAACAGTGATTTATTCACCAATATTGATTTCGAAGACCTGTATCTGCAAATTTTAAATTCCAACGCAGACATGGCAGTTGCATCAACGGAGTATAAGGTCAATGTGCCATATGCTATTTTTGAAACAGAAGGGGCCAGGGTAAAGGACTTTAAAGAAAAACCATCTTATTTATTTCAATCTAATGCTGGTATATATATCTTACGGCGGGATTTAATCAATGAAATACCATCCAATCAGTTCTATAATATTACAGACTTAATGGAAAAGTTGGTAAAGAATGATGGCATTTTAGTATACAACCCAATAATCGGCTATTGGATAGATATTGGAAAGCCATTAGATTATGAACATGCTCAAAATTTTGTAAAACATATTGAAAATTAA
- the neuB gene encoding N-acetylneuraminate synthase has translation MIAEKVLIIAEAGVNHNGKIDVAKKLIDAAAEAGVDYVKFQTFNSKKLVSRSAQKADYQKENTNDPVESQLKMLQKLELSKENHLVLIEYCKEKNIGFLSTAFDLDSIDFLNELNIDLWKVPSGEITNLPYLRKLGSFEKPVIISTGMAEMQEIEDAIKVVVSAGTKRNKITVLHCNTEYPTPIGDVNLRAMNTINSVFKVPVGYSDHTLGIEIPIAAVALGAKVIEKHFTLDKTMEGPDHKASLEPNELKAMVTAIRNIEKAMGNGIKAPSQSEAKNKPIARKSIVANRDIFKGEVFDENNLTIKRPGTGISPMKWDEVIGSKATRDYKSDDLI, from the coding sequence ATGATAGCAGAAAAAGTGTTGATAATAGCGGAGGCAGGGGTTAATCATAATGGCAAAATAGATGTAGCAAAAAAACTTATAGATGCTGCTGCAGAGGCAGGGGTAGATTATGTAAAGTTTCAGACATTTAATTCCAAAAAACTGGTTAGTAGGTCAGCCCAAAAGGCAGATTATCAAAAAGAAAATACGAATGATCCTGTTGAATCACAGTTGAAAATGCTCCAAAAACTGGAATTGAGCAAAGAAAACCATTTAGTATTAATTGAATATTGTAAAGAAAAAAATATTGGATTTTTATCTACAGCTTTTGATTTAGACAGTATTGATTTTCTAAATGAATTAAATATTGACCTTTGGAAGGTACCATCTGGAGAGATAACGAATTTGCCTTATTTAAGAAAACTAGGAAGCTTTGAAAAACCTGTTATTATATCTACTGGTATGGCAGAGATGCAAGAAATAGAAGATGCCATAAAAGTAGTTGTATCTGCGGGAACAAAACGTAATAAAATTACCGTACTACATTGTAATACAGAGTATCCTACCCCTATAGGAGATGTAAACCTAAGGGCTATGAATACTATCAATAGTGTTTTCAAGGTACCGGTCGGTTATTCTGATCACACGTTAGGTATTGAAATCCCGATAGCCGCAGTAGCATTAGGTGCAAAGGTTATAGAAAAACATTTTACCTTGGATAAGACTATGGAAGGCCCTGACCATAAAGCTTCTTTAGAACCTAATGAATTAAAGGCTATGGTTACTGCAATAAGAAATATAGAAAAGGCAATGGGTAATGGAATTAAGGCACCGAGCCAGAGCGAAGCTAAGAATAAACCGATAGCGCGTAAAAGCATTGTTGCAAATAGGGATATTTTCAAAGGTGAAGTTTTTGATGAAAACAATTTAACCATTAAACGTCCTGGCACGGGTATTTCGCCGATGAAATGGGATGAGGTTATAGGGAGTAAGGCCACTAGAGATTATAAATCAGACGATTTGATATGA
- the hisF gene encoding imidazole glycerol phosphate synthase subunit HisF: MKTVRVIPRLDIKGPNLVKGIHLEGLRVLGKPSDFAKYYYQQGADELMFMDVVASLYERNSLHDIITETAKKIFIPITVGGGLRTISDIKGVLRAGADKVCLNTAAIKDPELIKKASRMFGSSTIVIAIEAIKESDGKYLAYTDNGREYTGVDVFEWARKIDELGAGEIVITSVDQEGTGQGYDLNLVSKISESVSIPVIAHGGPGNKKDVVSVLKEGHTDAVMISSLFHYHFIKENESKVSETEGNVEFLKQKRNFHTFEPCSILELKRTLVDNEIECRL, translated from the coding sequence ATGAAAACGGTAAGGGTAATTCCTCGATTGGATATTAAAGGTCCAAATTTAGTAAAAGGTATTCATTTAGAAGGGCTTCGGGTTTTAGGAAAGCCTTCTGATTTCGCTAAGTATTATTATCAACAGGGTGCAGACGAGCTGATGTTTATGGACGTAGTTGCCTCGTTATATGAGCGCAACAGTCTTCATGATATAATCACGGAGACTGCCAAGAAGATTTTCATACCTATTACTGTTGGTGGAGGATTAAGAACCATTTCTGATATTAAGGGTGTACTTAGGGCTGGTGCTGATAAAGTGTGTTTAAATACTGCGGCAATAAAAGATCCAGAACTGATAAAAAAGGCCTCTAGAATGTTTGGATCGTCTACTATAGTTATTGCCATCGAAGCAATAAAAGAAAGTGACGGTAAATATCTTGCCTATACTGATAATGGACGTGAGTATACTGGAGTTGACGTTTTTGAATGGGCCCGAAAAATTGATGAGCTTGGTGCTGGAGAAATTGTAATTACATCTGTGGATCAGGAAGGAACAGGACAAGGATATGATTTGAATTTAGTCTCCAAAATAAGTGAATCCGTTAGTATTCCTGTGATTGCACATGGCGGGCCTGGAAATAAAAAAGATGTAGTTTCTGTTCTAAAAGAGGGCCATACGGATGCCGTGATGATATCTTCTCTATTTCATTATCATTTTATAAAAGAAAACGAATCGAAAGTTTCCGAAACGGAAGGCAATGTTGAGTTTTTAAAACAGAAAAGAAATTTTCATACATTTGAACCTTGTAGTATTTTAGAATTAAAAAGAACGTTGGTAGATAATGAAATTGAATGTAGATTGTAA
- a CDS encoding sugar nucleotide-binding protein: MTDSQIGCPAKANNLTTYILNLILKNVTDFGIHHFTDKEPMTWYEFTNKILSQNNIAN; encoded by the coding sequence GTGACTGATTCACAAATCGGTTGCCCTGCTAAAGCGAATAATTTAACTACATATATTTTGAATCTTATCTTAAAAAACGTGACCGATTTTGGTATTCATCATTTCACAGATAAAGAACCTATGACCTGGTATGAATTTACAAATAAGATTTTAAGTCAAAATAATATAGCGAATTAA
- the neuC gene encoding UDP-N-acetylglucosamine 2-epimerase: MRNIAVVTGTRAEYGLLKPLIQAINEEKDINLQLLVTGMHLMSEFGNTYQQIEKDGLKIDAKIDDGLEGDNALAISKAVGKATIGFGETYNRLKPDLLVVLGDRSEILAAVTAAIISNIPVAHIHGGETTEGAYDEFIRHAITKMSHLHFASSEVYRKRIIQMGEHPSRVFNVGAIGIDSIKNLKLLNKTEFQTAINYVLKPKNLLITYHPVTLENDTAAYQFKQIIKELDKLDETLLIFTKPNSDKNGKIIVKIIDDFVAQNPHKSISFQSMGQLRYLSALQFVDAVVGNSSSGILEVPYFNIPTINIGDRQKGRLMPLSVICCRPEGKEIALALEKVYDFRFLQLIRNERRVYGEGNATVKILEVLKCLKIDTLKKSFFDINFDI, translated from the coding sequence ATGAGAAATATTGCAGTCGTTACTGGAACTAGGGCAGAGTATGGTCTTTTAAAACCCTTAATTCAAGCGATTAATGAAGAAAAAGACATCAACTTACAGCTTCTAGTAACTGGCATGCATTTAATGTCTGAGTTTGGAAATACCTACCAACAAATAGAGAAAGATGGTCTTAAAATCGATGCCAAAATCGATGATGGCTTAGAAGGGGATAATGCTTTGGCCATTTCCAAAGCGGTTGGTAAAGCAACGATTGGTTTTGGGGAAACCTATAATCGATTAAAACCAGACTTGCTTGTAGTGCTAGGAGACCGAAGCGAGATTCTAGCTGCTGTGACGGCTGCGATAATATCGAACATACCAGTTGCTCACATTCATGGAGGTGAAACTACTGAAGGCGCTTATGATGAATTTATCAGGCATGCGATAACTAAGATGAGCCATTTACATTTTGCAAGCTCCGAAGTTTATAGAAAAAGAATTATTCAGATGGGGGAACATCCTTCCAGAGTTTTTAATGTTGGTGCAATAGGTATTGATAGCATTAAGAACCTAAAGTTGTTGAATAAAACTGAATTTCAAACGGCAATAAACTACGTTTTAAAACCAAAAAATTTACTTATCACATATCATCCTGTAACACTTGAAAATGATACAGCAGCTTATCAATTTAAACAGATTATTAAAGAATTAGATAAACTAGACGAAACTTTATTAATATTTACAAAACCAAATTCTGATAAAAACGGGAAAATAATTGTTAAAATCATAGATGATTTCGTGGCCCAAAACCCTCATAAATCTATATCTTTTCAATCTATGGGACAACTAAGATATTTATCTGCCTTACAATTTGTGGATGCAGTTGTAGGTAATTCGTCAAGTGGAATATTGGAAGTCCCCTATTTCAATATTCCAACAATTAATATTGGGGATAGACAAAAAGGGAGATTAATGCCACTTAGTGTGATTTGTTGTAGGCCAGAAGGAAAAGAAATTGCTTTAGCGCTAGAAAAGGTATACGACTTTAGATTTCTTCAATTGATTAGAAATGAAAGAAGGGTATATGGAGAAGGGAATGCGACAGTAAAAATTTTAGAAGTTTTAAAGTGTCTTAAAATAGATACTTTGAAAAAATCTTTTTTCGATATAAATTTTGATATATGA
- the rfbA gene encoding glucose-1-phosphate thymidylyltransferase RfbA, which yields MRGIILAGGSGTRLWPLTRALSKQLMPIYDKPMIYYPLSTLLMAGIREILIITTPDDLDLFKKLLSDGSQLGCEFTYAVQQRPNGLAEAFIIGKKFIGQSKVVLILGDNIFYGNGLETLLKENTNPDGGIVYGYHVNDPKRYGVVEFNEKGKVTSITEKPKHPKSNYAIPGIYFFDNDVIQIASSIKPSHRGELEITDINRAYLEKGKLNVSILDKGIAWLDTGTFESLMQASQFVQVIEDRQGLKIGCIEEVAFRQGYINSEQLKNLAKPLFKSGYGEYLMNLIS from the coding sequence ATGAGAGGTATCATTCTTGCAGGAGGGTCGGGTACACGCTTATGGCCATTAACTAGGGCTTTAAGCAAGCAACTCATGCCTATTTATGACAAGCCCATGATTTATTACCCTTTGTCTACCTTGCTAATGGCAGGCATTCGAGAAATATTGATTATTACTACCCCAGATGATTTGGACTTATTCAAGAAGTTGTTATCTGACGGAAGTCAGCTCGGATGCGAATTTACCTATGCCGTCCAGCAACGACCCAATGGTTTGGCTGAGGCTTTTATTATAGGGAAGAAATTTATAGGACAAAGTAAAGTAGTTTTAATTCTGGGAGACAATATATTCTATGGCAATGGTTTGGAGACCTTGTTAAAGGAAAATACGAACCCAGATGGAGGAATTGTTTATGGGTATCATGTAAATGACCCAAAGCGTTACGGTGTAGTAGAATTTAACGAAAAAGGTAAAGTCACTTCCATTACTGAAAAACCGAAACATCCAAAATCGAATTACGCGATACCGGGAATATATTTTTTTGACAATGATGTCATACAAATAGCATCATCAATTAAGCCGAGCCATAGAGGAGAGCTGGAGATTACTGATATTAATAGGGCTTATTTGGAAAAAGGAAAATTAAATGTCAGTATTTTGGACAAGGGCATTGCTTGGTTAGACACGGGTACATTCGAATCCCTGATGCAGGCTTCGCAATTTGTTCAGGTCATTGAAGACAGACAAGGACTAAAGATTGGTTGTATTGAAGAGGTAGCATTTAGGCAAGGATATATTAATAGTGAACAATTGAAAAATTTGGCAAAACCACTGTTCAAAAGTGGTTATGGCGAGTATTTAATGAATTTGATTTCATGA
- the rfbB gene encoding dTDP-glucose 4,6-dehydratase: MKMLPKESKSVLITGGAGFIGSNFIPYFLDVNPNVNVVNLDKLTYAGNSDNLKEVEYHSRYNFILGDICDKVLVTRLFENYDISGVIHFAAESHVDNSISSPHDFIRTNIEGTFNLLEIARTYWNGKKDRFHHISTDEVFGSLEEEGYFKEDSKYAPNSPYSASKASADFLVRSYRHTYDMNVVTTNCSNNYGPKQHDEKLIPTIIRTAINGEEIPIYGKGNNIRDWLYVSDHCIGINKVFNQGIAGETYLLGGNNEKDNLTIAHKVCSILDRLKPLKKGKYASQIKFVQDRAGHDFRYAIDTSKIKKELDWEAKENFDRGLEKTVTYYLDKYTI, encoded by the coding sequence ATGAAAATGCTTCCAAAAGAGAGTAAGTCCGTTTTAATTACCGGTGGAGCAGGTTTTATAGGGAGTAATTTTATTCCGTACTTTTTAGATGTAAATCCAAATGTAAACGTGGTCAATTTGGATAAGCTTACCTATGCTGGAAATTCGGACAATCTTAAGGAAGTTGAATATCATTCAAGATATAACTTTATTTTAGGCGATATATGCGATAAGGTTTTAGTAACTCGGCTCTTTGAAAATTATGACATTTCAGGAGTTATACACTTTGCGGCGGAATCCCATGTAGATAATTCCATTAGTTCCCCTCATGATTTTATAAGAACAAATATTGAAGGCACTTTTAATCTATTGGAAATAGCGAGGACCTATTGGAACGGAAAAAAAGATAGATTTCACCATATTTCAACTGATGAGGTTTTTGGGTCTTTAGAAGAGGAAGGGTACTTTAAAGAAGATTCAAAGTACGCACCTAACAGTCCTTATAGCGCTTCAAAGGCCTCTGCAGATTTTTTGGTAAGAAGCTATCGTCATACTTATGATATGAATGTGGTGACTACGAATTGCTCAAATAATTACGGACCAAAGCAGCATGATGAAAAATTGATTCCCACAATTATCCGTACCGCTATAAATGGCGAGGAAATTCCTATTTATGGAAAGGGGAATAACATTCGCGATTGGTTGTATGTGTCTGACCATTGCATTGGAATTAATAAGGTCTTTAACCAAGGAATAGCGGGTGAAACTTATTTGTTAGGGGGAAACAATGAAAAGGACAACTTAACCATTGCCCATAAAGTATGTTCAATTTTAGATAGGCTTAAACCCTTGAAGAAGGGAAAATATGCAAGCCAGATTAAATTTGTCCAAGATCGCGCAGGTCATGATTTCAGATATGCGATTGACACATCGAAAATTAAAAAAGAACTTGATTGGGAGGCAAAAGAAAACTTTGATAGGGGATTAGAAAAAACAGTAACTTATTATTTGGATAAGTATACAATTTAA
- a CDS encoding acetyltransferase, translated as MLNDNNIYFLGYSGHAYVAMDVAKANGFFINGYFDKNENKNDPYNIKYIGNEEELDVRSIVKDAYVFPAVGSNIIRKKLHFLIKNLNVKQLVLKHPTACISSSATIGESSLINPNAVVNSFSLIGKACIINTGSIIEHECMIDDYSHIAPGAVLAGKVVVGKNCFVGANAVIKQGVNITDEVIIGAGSVILNNITEKGTWVGNPAKLLLK; from the coding sequence GTGTTAAACGATAACAATATTTATTTTTTAGGTTATTCCGGTCATGCTTATGTTGCAATGGATGTGGCAAAGGCAAATGGTTTTTTTATTAATGGTTATTTTGATAAAAACGAAAACAAAAACGACCCGTATAACATAAAATATATTGGAAATGAAGAAGAACTAGATGTTAGGTCTATTGTGAAGGATGCGTATGTTTTTCCGGCTGTTGGGTCTAATATTATTCGTAAAAAATTACATTTCTTAATTAAGAATTTAAACGTTAAACAATTGGTTTTAAAACACCCTACGGCCTGTATATCAAGTTCTGCCACCATTGGGGAATCTAGCTTAATTAACCCAAACGCGGTTGTAAATAGTTTCTCCCTTATTGGTAAAGCATGTATCATTAATACGGGAAGTATAATAGAACATGAATGTATGATTGATGACTACTCCCATATTGCACCAGGAGCTGTATTGGCGGGGAAAGTAGTGGTGGGAAAAAATTGTTTTGTGGGGGCAAATGCTGTAATAAAACAGGGCGTAAATATTACTGATGAGGTGATTATAGGAGCAGGCTCAGTAATTTTAAATAATATAACCGAAAAAGGGACTTGGGTGGGTAACCCTGCGAAATTACTTTTAAAATGA
- a CDS encoding UDP-N-acetylglucosamine 4,6-dehydratase, whose translation MEILNLIGREKELFKNDIATHENELYQKVSTSSFLVIGGAGSIGQAVTKEIFKRDPKKLHVVDISENNMVELVRDIRSSLGYIEGDFQTFALDIGSSEYDAFIEADGKYDYVLNLSALKHVRSEKDPFTLMRMIEVNIFNTDKTIKQAIDKGTKKYFCVSTDKAANPVNMMGASKRIMEMFLMRNSAKISISTARFANVAFSDGSLLHGFDQRIKKSQPIVAPNDIKRYFVIPKESGELCLMSCIFGENRDIFFPKLSEDLHLISFADIAVKYLNSLGFEPFLCKDEQEARDLVKTLPKEGKWPCLFSDSDTTGEKDFEEFFTDQEKLDMSRFQKLGIVKNDFNVDYKKLEYFENTIESIKNKKTWSKELIVDLFFEMIPSFGHKEKGKYLDSKM comes from the coding sequence ATGGAAATACTTAACCTAATTGGAAGAGAAAAAGAATTGTTTAAAAACGATATAGCCACTCATGAAAATGAATTATATCAGAAGGTAAGTACATCCTCTTTTCTGGTAATAGGAGGAGCCGGTTCTATAGGACAGGCGGTTACAAAGGAAATATTTAAGAGAGACCCAAAAAAACTTCATGTTGTGGATATAAGTGAAAACAACATGGTAGAACTGGTAAGAGATATTCGTAGTTCATTGGGTTATATAGAAGGGGATTTCCAAACTTTTGCTTTGGATATAGGTTCAAGTGAATATGATGCATTTATCGAAGCGGACGGTAAGTATGACTATGTGTTGAATCTCTCCGCTCTCAAACACGTTAGGAGTGAAAAAGACCCATTTACTTTAATGAGAATGATTGAGGTAAATATATTTAACACTGATAAGACTATAAAACAGGCTATCGACAAAGGAACTAAGAAATATTTTTGTGTATCAACTGACAAGGCAGCTAATCCAGTGAATATGATGGGGGCATCAAAACGTATTATGGAAATGTTCTTAATGCGGAATAGTGCCAAAATATCAATTTCTACTGCCCGTTTTGCCAATGTAGCGTTTTCAGATGGTTCATTGTTACATGGTTTTGACCAAAGAATCAAGAAGTCCCAACCAATTGTTGCACCAAATGATATAAAAAGGTATTTTGTAATACCTAAAGAGAGTGGAGAACTTTGTTTAATGTCATGTATATTTGGAGAAAACAGAGATATTTTCTTTCCAAAACTAAGCGAAGACCTTCACTTAATTTCTTTTGCGGATATAGCAGTTAAATACCTGAATAGCCTGGGTTTTGAGCCATTTTTATGTAAAGACGAACAAGAAGCCAGAGATTTAGTCAAAACTTTGCCTAAAGAAGGTAAATGGCCGTGTTTGTTTTCGGATAGCGACACTACTGGAGAGAAAGATTTCGAGGAATTTTTCACGGACCAAGAAAAATTGGATATGAGTCGCTTTCAAAAACTCGGTATAGTTAAAAATGATTTTAATGTTGATTATAAGAAACTTGAATATTTTGAAAATACTATAGAAAGCATAAAAAATAAAAAAACATGGTCTAAAGAACTTATAGTCGATTTATTTTTTGAAATGATTCCATCATTTGGACACAAAGAAAAGGGCAAATACTTAGATAGTAAAATGTAG